The following coding sequences are from one Natrarchaeobaculum sulfurireducens window:
- a CDS encoding methyltransferase domain-containing protein: MYLLELGGEDDAFAACEATSAATGVRRLAPGLALADAIVSDRIRGLAYTHRASSLIGHTDAGVDSARALLEAASIGREGSVAVRATDVHGSTGVSTSEAERTLGKVLVDRGFAVDLDDPDHVLRATFSAGRLEPDGAVEADEATGDLLTPLSASEVGVEAESTDDTPRGECVSVCALGWLTAESVRDFGDRAPTDKPFFQPGSMDPLLARAVANVAGARPGATILDPMCGTGGVLVEAGLVGADVLGTDAQAKMTEGARENFSHFLEPAAPSPVGVSRGSWHVGRGDATRLPLADGAVDGVVFDAPYGRQSKIETHRLEDLVSGALTEARRVASRAVVVADRSWATAAREAGWELEAAFSRRVHRSLTRYVLVLG; the protein is encoded by the coding sequence GTGTACCTGCTCGAGCTCGGCGGTGAGGACGACGCGTTCGCAGCGTGTGAGGCGACGAGTGCTGCCACCGGGGTCCGTCGCCTCGCCCCTGGCCTCGCCCTTGCGGACGCCATCGTCTCAGACCGGATTCGCGGGCTGGCCTACACCCACCGCGCGAGCAGTCTCATCGGCCACACCGACGCCGGCGTCGACAGCGCCCGAGCGCTGCTCGAGGCCGCCTCGATCGGCCGTGAGGGCTCGGTCGCGGTACGGGCGACGGACGTCCACGGCTCGACCGGCGTTAGCACGAGCGAGGCCGAACGGACCCTCGGTAAGGTGTTAGTCGACCGCGGCTTCGCCGTCGACCTCGACGATCCTGACCACGTCCTCCGTGCGACGTTCTCGGCCGGTCGACTCGAGCCCGACGGAGCCGTCGAGGCCGACGAGGCCACGGGCGACCTCCTGACACCGCTTTCGGCTTCTGAGGTGGGCGTCGAGGCCGAATCGACCGACGACACTCCGCGCGGAGAGTGCGTCTCGGTCTGTGCGCTGGGATGGCTCACAGCCGAGAGCGTTCGGGACTTCGGCGACCGTGCGCCGACGGACAAGCCCTTCTTCCAGCCTGGCAGTATGGATCCCCTGCTCGCCCGTGCCGTCGCGAACGTCGCGGGTGCCCGTCCCGGTGCGACGATCCTCGATCCGATGTGTGGGACCGGCGGCGTCCTCGTCGAGGCCGGTCTCGTCGGCGCGGACGTCCTCGGCACCGACGCCCAGGCGAAGATGACCGAGGGTGCCCGCGAGAACTTTTCTCACTTCCTCGAGCCCGCGGCCCCCTCGCCCGTCGGCGTTTCTCGCGGCTCCTGGCACGTCGGCCGCGGCGACGCGACCCGACTCCCGCTTGCGGACGGCGCGGTCGACGGCGTCGTCTTCGATGCCCCCTACGGACGCCAGTCGAAGATCGAAACTCATCGCCTCGAAGACCTCGTCTCCGGCGCGCTCACTGAGGCCCGACGGGTCGCGTCCCGGGCCGTCGTCGTCGCCGACCGCTCCTGGGCGACGGCGGCGCGCGAGGCGGGCTGGGAGCTCGAGGCGGCGTTTTCCCGCCGCGTCCACCGATCGCTGACGCGGTACGTGCTGGTGCTTGGCTGA
- the phnE gene encoding phosphonate ABC transporter, permease protein PhnE → MQKRGPADQADGDSRDSKRAVRTEGARDEQERVDTDSLEPMPDGGVVDQQPSDGDDEINRQFESIKETRKQRAIGWAALAGLLGFLTYQGFAATEFFDDDTDFTWGHFSSRMTEYFPMAEITDLGGFSVRIIDVRVYWEFIRDMNLIYDPEVGSLIFQFPVNLTDLYAFVFVELGIFSIFGEAGTTLAMGLVGTVLGFPLALLFSILATERVLPFPFNFVFRAVMSFIRAIPAIIWALIFVALVGLGATAATLAIGFNTIGNLGRLFVEDLEELEDGPIEAMQTTGANKSEIVFFGMLSQVRTSFIAWTLYIFEINVRAAVTVGVIGAGGLGAIVAAQQNQLNYQEMMATLFVIFVLILLVELFSQRLRARLRSDEEKRSWRELIFGFPARMADSLRQ, encoded by the coding sequence ATGCAGAAACGTGGACCAGCTGATCAAGCCGACGGCGATAGCCGGGACTCGAAGCGTGCCGTCCGGACGGAGGGCGCACGTGACGAGCAAGAACGGGTGGATACAGACTCACTAGAGCCGATGCCGGATGGTGGTGTCGTCGATCAACAGCCATCCGACGGCGACGATGAGATAAATCGCCAGTTCGAGAGCATCAAGGAGACGCGCAAACAGCGAGCGATCGGCTGGGCTGCGCTGGCCGGGCTCTTAGGATTTCTAACATATCAAGGTTTTGCAGCGACGGAGTTTTTCGACGACGATACGGACTTCACGTGGGGTCACTTCTCGAGTCGGATGACGGAGTATTTCCCGATGGCCGAGATAACGGACCTCGGTGGGTTCTCCGTCCGGATTATCGACGTTCGCGTCTACTGGGAGTTCATCAGGGACATGAACCTGATCTACGATCCGGAGGTGGGGTCGTTGATCTTTCAGTTTCCGGTTAATCTGACGGATCTGTATGCGTTCGTCTTCGTCGAGTTAGGAATCTTCTCGATCTTCGGCGAGGCCGGAACGACGCTCGCGATGGGGCTGGTAGGGACGGTGCTTGGCTTCCCGCTAGCGCTGCTTTTCAGCATCCTTGCGACCGAGCGCGTCCTCCCGTTCCCGTTTAATTTCGTCTTCCGAGCGGTCATGTCGTTTATTCGGGCGATCCCGGCGATCATCTGGGCGCTCATCTTCGTTGCGCTCGTTGGACTCGGGGCGACTGCTGCCACGCTCGCAATCGGCTTCAACACCATCGGAAACCTCGGGCGGCTGTTTGTCGAGGACCTAGAGGAGCTAGAGGACGGGCCGATCGAGGCGATGCAGACGACCGGTGCAAACAAATCGGAGATCGTCTTTTTCGGGATGCTCAGTCAGGTTCGGACCTCGTTCATCGCTTGGACGCTGTACATCTTCGAGATCAACGTTCGGGCAGCGGTCACCGTCGGGGTTATCGGTGCCGGTGGACTTGGTGCGATCGTCGCCGCACAGCAAAATCAGCTCAACTATCAGGAGATGATGGCGACGCTGTTCGTGATCTTCGTCCTGATTTTGCTCGTCGAACTGTTCAGCCAGCGTCTCCGAGCCCGACTTCGTTCGGACGAGGAAAAACGCTCGTGGCGAGAACTCATCTTCGGCTTCCCGGCACGGATGGCCGATTCACTCCGGCAGTAA
- a CDS encoding phosphonate ABC transporter ATP-binding protein, producing MSKIVVDGLRKTYGDTVALENLSFEVEENEFVIILGVSGSGKSTLLRCMCGLNEPTEGRILINGEPMTAPRPDVAMIFQQHNLIGDMSAYSNALTGGINRTGLLSNIFRLQSKEEKRRALRALDTVGLLDEAEQKTRRMSGGQQQRVGIARALVQESEVLLADEPVASLDPGSAQDVMRYLRRASDDRDLSTFISLHQVNIARKYGERFIGLHNGKKVFDGYRDELTLDAIDKIYGDIDTDGMFVGERSTGDAHSSATSRQETTS from the coding sequence ATGAGTAAGATCGTCGTCGATGGACTGAGAAAAACTTACGGAGACACCGTCGCCCTCGAGAACCTCTCGTTCGAAGTCGAGGAAAACGAGTTCGTCATCATCCTCGGTGTTTCCGGGTCCGGAAAATCGACACTGTTACGGTGTATGTGTGGGCTGAACGAACCCACCGAGGGACGCATTCTGATCAACGGGGAACCGATGACCGCCCCCCGACCCGATGTCGCGATGATTTTCCAGCAGCACAACCTCATCGGCGACATGTCCGCCTACTCGAACGCACTCACTGGCGGCATCAATCGGACCGGCCTCCTCTCGAACATTTTCAGACTCCAGAGCAAGGAGGAAAAACGGCGAGCGCTCCGTGCGCTCGACACCGTTGGATTGCTCGACGAAGCCGAACAGAAGACTCGTCGAATGAGCGGTGGCCAACAGCAACGGGTGGGCATCGCTCGAGCCTTGGTCCAAGAATCAGAGGTGCTCCTTGCTGACGAGCCCGTTGCGAGTCTGGATCCGGGAAGTGCACAGGACGTAATGCGCTATCTCCGGCGGGCGTCGGACGATCGGGATTTGAGTACGTTCATCAGCCTACATCAAGTCAACATCGCACGGAAATACGGTGAGCGGTTTATCGGATTACATAACGGAAAGAAGGTGTTCGATGGCTATCGGGATGAGTTGACCCTCGATGCAATCGATAAGATATACGGCGATATCGATACGGACGGGATGTTCGTCGGCGAGAGGTCGACCGGTGACGCACACTCATCCGCCACATCCAGACAGGAGACGACATCATAA
- a CDS encoding AAA family ATPase, which yields MDAPLWTDTHAPELAELPQDDAREYLQRAVEEPINLLLQGPPGSGKTAAARALAHEAHADPDNDLIEINVADFFSRTKTEIKNDPRFEQFLVGRSRLSKRDMINRVLKESASYASVSGEYKTILLDNAEDVREDFQQALRRIMEQHHRTTQFVIATRQPSKLIPPIRSRCFPVPFRSPTTEETAAVLARIVESEAADYDDDGLEFVAGYANGNLRQAILAAQTTVEAEGELTMSAAYETIGEVGLDEDVESMLEDAESGAFIDARKTLDDLLVDEGLDGEEVLEEILGVARKRYQGEKLARIHRLAADVEFELSEGSSDRIHVSHLLAELGRDA from the coding sequence ATGGACGCGCCGCTGTGGACCGACACGCACGCCCCGGAGTTGGCCGAGTTGCCACAGGACGACGCTCGCGAGTACTTACAGCGGGCCGTCGAGGAGCCGATCAACCTCCTCCTGCAGGGCCCGCCGGGCAGCGGCAAGACCGCCGCAGCGCGCGCGCTCGCTCACGAGGCACACGCAGACCCCGACAACGACCTGATCGAGATCAACGTCGCTGATTTCTTCTCACGAACCAAGACGGAGATCAAGAACGACCCGCGGTTCGAGCAGTTCCTCGTCGGCCGCTCGCGGCTGTCCAAACGCGACATGATCAACCGCGTCCTCAAAGAGTCCGCGAGCTACGCGTCGGTTTCGGGCGAGTACAAGACGATCCTGCTCGACAACGCCGAGGACGTCCGCGAGGACTTCCAACAGGCGCTGCGACGGATCATGGAACAACACCACCGGACGACGCAGTTCGTGATCGCCACGCGCCAGCCCTCCAAACTCATCCCGCCGATCCGCTCGCGGTGTTTCCCCGTTCCCTTCCGATCGCCGACGACCGAAGAGACCGCGGCCGTCTTAGCGCGGATCGTCGAGTCCGAAGCCGCCGACTACGACGACGACGGCCTCGAGTTCGTCGCGGGCTACGCCAACGGCAACCTCCGCCAGGCGATCCTCGCCGCCCAGACGACCGTCGAGGCAGAGGGAGAACTCACGATGAGCGCGGCCTACGAGACCATCGGCGAGGTCGGCCTCGACGAGGACGTCGAGTCGATGCTCGAGGATGCCGAGTCGGGTGCGTTTATCGACGCGCGCAAGACTCTCGACGACCTGCTCGTCGACGAAGGATTAGACGGCGAGGAGGTCCTCGAAGAGATCCTCGGCGTCGCCCGCAAGCGCTACCAGGGCGAGAAACTCGCCCGCATCCACCGGCTGGCCGCCGACGTCGAGTTCGAGCTATCAGAGGGGTCGAGCGACCGAATCCACGTCTCGCACCTGCTTGCCGAACTTGGACGAGACGCCTGA
- a CDS encoding PhnD/SsuA/transferrin family substrate-binding protein gives MPEYSVGGKTRRRFLTASGAAGALALAGCVETGADDDGEETDTIEFVLNPAEETLDIEVQYGPLIRSIEEEFDVEVRTTVAQTYNATVENLSRAGEGDRMLADTSPVAVLELGSDVSVCGMRIQFGAAQYFSTLVARADSDIESVDDLHGETVVGGSLGSISGGIAALWMLQDNGLDLGNAVDGGSAEDFEWIGDQAHDIALGQLMDDDSIAAAGAGEFVTIPNISPDEIADNFPEVADISAEFDGAGSDSTDLRLLEASPPLPRAPIVANGEWDDDLRAEIDEFLINADEDVLGHDAHQLAEDLALDIDDEVLDAFEEDDDFDIDDWDVDADDWQEFDDHLLWFTGIQEADASDYDPIADFAADLGIDYDDLA, from the coding sequence ATGCCGGAGTACTCCGTCGGTGGGAAAACAAGGCGTCGATTTTTAACTGCATCGGGGGCCGCGGGTGCCCTTGCGCTGGCTGGCTGTGTGGAAACGGGGGCAGACGACGATGGTGAGGAGACCGACACCATCGAGTTCGTCCTGAACCCCGCCGAAGAGACGCTGGATATCGAAGTACAGTACGGACCGCTGATCAGGAGCATCGAAGAGGAGTTCGACGTCGAAGTGCGTACGACGGTCGCACAGACGTACAACGCAACCGTCGAAAACCTCTCTCGAGCAGGGGAAGGCGACAGGATGCTCGCCGATACGTCCCCGGTGGCCGTACTCGAACTCGGAAGCGACGTCAGCGTCTGTGGAATGCGTATCCAGTTCGGTGCGGCACAGTACTTTTCGACGCTCGTCGCGAGAGCGGACAGCGACATCGAGAGCGTAGACGACCTGCACGGAGAGACCGTCGTTGGTGGGAGTCTCGGCTCTATTTCCGGTGGCATTGCGGCGCTGTGGATGCTCCAAGATAACGGGCTCGACCTCGGGAACGCAGTCGACGGTGGATCGGCGGAGGACTTCGAGTGGATCGGCGATCAGGCACACGACATTGCCCTCGGCCAGCTCATGGACGACGACTCGATCGCTGCGGCCGGTGCAGGAGAGTTCGTGACGATTCCGAACATCTCACCGGACGAGATAGCGGATAACTTCCCGGAGGTCGCGGACATCTCCGCCGAATTCGACGGAGCAGGCTCGGACAGCACCGATCTCCGGCTTTTGGAGGCGTCACCACCGCTTCCACGAGCACCGATCGTGGCAAACGGTGAGTGGGACGATGACCTCCGAGCGGAGATCGACGAGTTCCTGATCAACGCGGACGAAGACGTCCTGGGCCACGATGCACACCAGTTAGCCGAAGACCTGGCCTTGGACATCGACGACGAGGTGCTCGATGCCTTCGAGGAGGACGACGACTTCGACATCGACGACTGGGACGTCGATGCGGACGACTGGCAGGAGTTCGACGACCACCTGCTCTGGTTTACGGGTATTCAGGAGGCCGACGCGTCCGATTACGATCCGATCGCGGACTTCGCAGCGGATCTCGGCATCGACTACGACGACCTGGCATAG
- a CDS encoding HD domain-containing protein, with product MTLIKDAIHDYIELRPMAEAVLDTPEMQRLRAIRQLSTVQFVYPSANHTRFEHSLGVYHLASQAVDRLEVDADLAERLRAAALVHDVGHGPFGHQTEAAIERHLGRHHDEIGWLLADTELGDVLEARGLDPDAIAETVDGGGPLGELVSGTLDVDRMDYLVRDAHHTGVPYGTIDHARLLHALRVVDGELTFEAGNVATAESALIARTLMNVTVYRHHVSRIAGAMLDRASEQLLTGGDVTAERFARFTDAQLLAAFERYEPTADTARRLQERHLYKRAIWLPHASVPDGIVGLEYDRTRDIEREIAETAGVRSEEVIVDSPAEPHTPESRVRIVGDGERRRLEERSSLVSGLEACSRELWRFGVYAPEAHLESVTEAAAAVLGVEADVVP from the coding sequence ATGACCCTGATCAAAGACGCCATCCACGACTACATCGAGCTCCGTCCGATGGCGGAGGCGGTGCTCGACACCCCCGAAATGCAGCGACTCCGTGCGATTCGCCAGCTGAGTACCGTCCAGTTCGTCTATCCGTCGGCGAATCACACTCGCTTCGAACACAGCCTGGGGGTGTATCACCTTGCGTCACAGGCCGTCGACCGACTCGAGGTGGACGCCGACCTCGCCGAACGGCTTCGGGCGGCGGCGCTCGTCCACGACGTCGGCCACGGCCCGTTTGGCCACCAGACCGAAGCCGCCATCGAGCGCCACCTCGGTCGACACCACGACGAGATTGGCTGGCTGCTCGCCGACACCGAGCTCGGCGACGTTCTCGAGGCTCGCGGCCTCGACCCCGACGCAATCGCCGAAACGGTCGATGGTGGCGGCCCGCTCGGCGAACTCGTCTCCGGCACGCTCGACGTCGACCGCATGGACTACCTCGTTCGTGACGCCCACCACACTGGGGTGCCCTACGGCACGATCGACCACGCTCGACTCCTCCATGCGCTGCGGGTGGTCGACGGTGAACTCACGTTCGAGGCGGGCAACGTCGCCACCGCAGAGAGTGCGCTCATCGCCCGGACCCTGATGAACGTGACTGTCTACCGACACCACGTCTCCCGGATTGCGGGGGCGATGCTCGACCGCGCGAGCGAGCAGTTGCTCACCGGAGGGGACGTCACGGCCGAGCGCTTCGCTCGCTTTACTGACGCCCAGCTCTTAGCGGCGTTCGAACGCTACGAACCGACCGCAGACACCGCCAGACGGCTCCAAGAACGTCACCTGTACAAACGTGCGATCTGGCTTCCCCACGCGAGCGTCCCGGACGGTATCGTCGGCCTCGAGTACGACCGAACTCGAGACATAGAGCGTGAAATCGCCGAGACCGCCGGCGTTCGGTCGGAAGAGGTCATCGTCGACAGCCCCGCCGAACCACACACTCCGGAGTCACGCGTCAGAATCGTCGGTGACGGCGAACGCCGCCGTCTCGAGGAGCGCTCGTCGCTCGTCTCCGGCCTCGAAGCCTGCTCGCGCGAACTCTGGCGATTCGGAGTCTACGCGCCCGAAGCCCACCTCGAGTCCGTCACCGAGGCAGCGGCCGCCGTTCTGGGCGTCGAGGCCGATGTCGTCCCCTAA
- a CDS encoding cation:proton antiporter, producing the protein MTPPFLSLEMFPAPMLEDPVYVFTLALAVFLLGPLLIKRLGQPGIVGIVLFGVVIGPNGTGLVEHGDAIELLGTVGLVYLLFTVGLELNLRGFQQAPQNAAIFGLTSFFIPLLAGIAVCTTLLGFDFWPALLLSAVFASHTLLAYPLVSQYDVTQNPAVTAVFGGILFTDTIALTILAIVLGVAEGGLSALLVVQIFLSLAILFGVVWFVIPPVARWFFHNLSDESYFEFLFVLLGVFAAASLAEVLGIDAILGAFVAGLAFNRLIPSGGTLMNRINFVGNAFFIPFFLLHVGMLVDVGVILDGWRTLEVAVAIIGTMLIAKAIAAGLVSRILGFGPNETGVMFGLSSGQAAAALAITLLGFEVGLFGSDVLNAVVLMLLVTAIVSPWVTERYSRRLALAEDVDPTGDDSVDPRILLPLVPGSEHQRDLLEFAFVLRDRYGTSPIHLLSVVRPDASGKTETQVAEVESELEDVAEFAYAAETPIETETRVNHNVASGIVRGAIETRSDLVVLGWQGTQSFGQRIFGSTIDQVLDQTSLPVFVTHFGHPVNTTSHLHVVLPRGVDHHDGFYEGVYKTKRLADVLGVPITVYVFEANVHQYQQLFDLVEIDVGATFESVASLDELQRRLSKTTGPDDLVVTLSAKPGTIGWQDELETLPNRLVELPSRSFAVLYLRDDEPERDTRFLRID; encoded by the coding sequence ATGACTCCTCCGTTTCTGTCACTCGAGATGTTCCCTGCACCGATGCTCGAGGATCCGGTGTACGTGTTCACCCTCGCGTTAGCCGTATTCCTCCTCGGGCCGTTACTGATCAAACGACTCGGCCAACCCGGGATCGTCGGCATCGTTCTTTTCGGCGTCGTGATCGGACCGAACGGGACTGGACTCGTCGAACACGGCGACGCCATCGAACTGCTCGGTACGGTCGGATTGGTCTATCTCCTGTTTACCGTCGGTCTCGAACTCAACTTACGCGGGTTTCAACAGGCACCACAGAATGCAGCGATATTCGGCCTGACGAGTTTCTTCATCCCACTGTTAGCCGGCATCGCTGTCTGTACGACGCTTCTCGGGTTCGACTTCTGGCCTGCGTTGTTGCTCTCTGCGGTGTTCGCCTCACACACCCTGCTCGCATATCCCCTGGTCAGTCAGTACGACGTCACGCAGAACCCGGCCGTGACGGCTGTCTTCGGTGGTATCCTATTTACTGACACGATCGCGTTGACGATTCTGGCGATCGTCCTCGGCGTCGCAGAGGGTGGGCTTTCTGCACTTCTCGTGGTACAGATTTTCCTCTCGCTTGCGATTCTGTTCGGCGTCGTCTGGTTCGTGATCCCACCGGTCGCCCGGTGGTTCTTCCACAATCTCAGCGACGAGAGCTACTTCGAGTTCCTCTTCGTGCTCCTCGGCGTCTTCGCCGCGGCGAGTCTCGCGGAAGTCCTCGGTATCGATGCCATCCTCGGTGCGTTCGTCGCCGGGCTCGCGTTCAATCGGCTGATCCCATCGGGCGGGACGCTGATGAACCGGATCAACTTCGTCGGAAACGCCTTTTTCATCCCGTTTTTCCTGTTGCACGTCGGCATGCTCGTCGACGTCGGCGTCATCCTCGACGGCTGGCGAACTCTCGAGGTCGCCGTGGCCATTATCGGGACGATGCTCATCGCCAAGGCGATTGCTGCGGGACTCGTGAGCCGAATTCTCGGCTTCGGACCCAACGAGACGGGTGTCATGTTCGGCCTCTCGAGTGGCCAGGCCGCGGCTGCACTGGCGATCACCCTGCTGGGATTCGAGGTGGGACTGTTCGGGTCCGACGTGCTCAACGCGGTCGTGTTGATGTTGCTCGTGACGGCCATCGTCAGCCCCTGGGTGACCGAACGCTACAGCCGGCGGCTGGCACTCGCTGAAGACGTCGATCCCACGGGTGACGACTCCGTCGACCCCCGCATTTTGCTCCCTCTCGTACCTGGCTCCGAGCACCAGCGTGATCTCCTCGAGTTCGCGTTCGTCCTTCGGGACCGGTACGGGACCAGCCCGATTCACCTGCTGTCGGTCGTTCGACCCGACGCGAGCGGAAAGACGGAAACACAGGTCGCCGAGGTCGAATCGGAACTCGAGGACGTTGCCGAGTTCGCCTACGCCGCAGAGACGCCGATCGAGACCGAAACGCGGGTAAACCACAACGTCGCTTCGGGGATCGTCAGGGGTGCCATCGAGACGCGATCCGACCTCGTCGTCCTCGGCTGGCAAGGAACCCAGTCGTTCGGCCAGCGCATCTTCGGGAGCACCATCGATCAGGTCCTCGACCAGACGTCGCTACCGGTGTTCGTCACGCACTTCGGCCATCCCGTGAACACGACGAGCCATCTTCACGTCGTCCTCCCCCGCGGCGTCGATCACCACGACGGGTTCTACGAGGGCGTCTACAAGACCAAGCGACTGGCCGACGTGCTCGGTGTGCCGATTACCGTCTACGTCTTCGAGGCGAACGTCCACCAGTATCAGCAGCTGTTCGACCTCGTCGAAATCGACGTTGGCGCGACGTTCGAGTCAGTCGCCTCCTTGGACGAGTTACAGCGACGGCTGTCGAAGACGACGGGACCTGATGACCTCGTCGTGACACTTTCGGCGAAACCGGGGACGATCGGCTGGCAGGACGAACTCGAGACGCTTCCCAACCGACTCGTCGAACTTCCCTCGCGGTCGTTCGCCGTTCTCTACCTCCGAGACGATGAACCCGAACGCGACACGAGATTCCTCCGGATCGACTGA
- a CDS encoding phosphatase PAP2 family protein, whose amino-acid sequence MDRGFGEVEAVQRLVPEWLFPAAEAMTRLGDLSVLVGVTVVGTLVLERERGIALLGVVIGGGAILAGLKAILALGRPPSELHLIETATTGFPSGHALGGAVVYGALALSLEGGRQRRRLALAGVLVVAISFSRVVLGVHYLVDIVAGLTVAIGYLWAMERFARHNPGRTLAVAATLGLLAVAAGIAFGPTPRTVCLEAVCADRETAVTGAAGVGAAVAWGVTNRIRRNRTATAVVLVPATLVGASTLALTDSVLLVESIGAGVGAAVLVLLAGRATRAQGRH is encoded by the coding sequence ATGGATCGCGGATTCGGCGAAGTCGAGGCGGTACAGCGGCTCGTCCCCGAGTGGCTGTTTCCGGCCGCAGAGGCGATGACGCGGCTCGGGGATCTCTCGGTCCTGGTCGGTGTGACCGTGGTCGGAACGCTCGTTCTGGAACGCGAGCGAGGGATTGCCCTCCTCGGCGTCGTCATCGGCGGCGGTGCGATCCTCGCGGGCCTGAAAGCGATACTCGCCCTGGGTCGGCCGCCGAGTGAGTTACACCTGATCGAGACCGCGACGACCGGCTTCCCGAGCGGCCACGCCCTCGGTGGCGCGGTCGTCTACGGCGCGCTCGCACTGTCGCTCGAGGGAGGCCGACAACGGCGTCGACTCGCGCTCGCGGGCGTTCTCGTCGTGGCCATCTCGTTCTCTCGAGTCGTCCTCGGCGTCCACTATCTGGTCGACATCGTCGCCGGGCTGACGGTCGCCATCGGCTACCTCTGGGCGATGGAGCGCTTCGCCCGCCACAACCCCGGACGAACGCTCGCGGTTGCAGCGACTCTCGGTCTGCTGGCCGTCGCCGCCGGTATCGCGTTCGGACCGACGCCACGGACGGTCTGTCTCGAGGCGGTCTGTGCCGACCGGGAGACTGCGGTCACTGGCGCCGCTGGGGTAGGAGCCGCCGTCGCCTGGGGCGTGACGAACCGCATTCGACGGAACCGAACAGCCACGGCGGTCGTGCTGGTGCCCGCCACACTCGTCGGCGCCAGTACGCTTGCGCTGACGGATTCAGTGCTCCTCGTCGAGAGCATCGGTGCGGGCGTCGGCGCAGCAGTGTTGGTCCTCCTCGCTGGACGTGCAACTCGAGCGCAAGGTCGGCACTAG
- a CDS encoding acyl-CoA thioesterase, whose protein sequence is MPSVLETHLQNRFRVQPNHANNNDTLHGGTLMKWLDEVGAMAAMRFAGETCVTARVNELDFERPIGIGDTALVEAYVYDAGRTSIHVALQAWREEPRTGETEKTTESSFTFVAIDDDGTPQPVPELTVDTDDGARLRRRALEADY, encoded by the coding sequence ATGCCAAGCGTTCTCGAGACGCACCTGCAGAATCGATTTCGCGTCCAGCCGAACCACGCGAACAACAACGACACCCTCCACGGCGGCACCCTGATGAAGTGGCTCGACGAGGTGGGCGCGATGGCAGCGATGCGCTTTGCCGGCGAGACCTGCGTCACCGCACGCGTCAACGAACTCGACTTCGAGCGTCCAATCGGAATCGGTGATACGGCGCTCGTCGAGGCGTACGTCTACGACGCGGGACGGACGAGCATCCACGTCGCCCTCCAGGCCTGGCGCGAGGAGCCCCGAACGGGCGAGACCGAAAAAACGACCGAGTCGTCGTTCACCTTCGTCGCAATCGATGACGACGGTACGCCACAGCCGGTTCCCGAACTCACCGTCGACACGGACGACGGAGCGCGGCTCCGACGCCGAGCGCTCGAGGCCGACTACTAA